The following are from one region of the Candidatus Denitrolinea symbiosum genome:
- a CDS encoding UDP-N-acetylmuramoylalanyl-D-glutamyl-2, 6-diaminopimelate--D-alanyl-D-alanine ligase — protein sequence MLTLADILEALVNVRPHAEQVITEAAVDSRQAIPGSLFVAIPGEKADGHDFVEAAFKRGASYALVQRDLPDASLRTLDLRGGFPESSLASADFDPPLCLRVESSLSALQQIARFWRRKLNLRVVGITGSVGKSSTKELVAEVLSMRYRTLKNPGNLNNEIGLPLSILRLGSGYERAVLEMGFYVPGEIAFLCDIAQPSIGIVTNIGTVHAERAGSQEAIFLGKAELVQALPPAPDGTAILNFDDPWARKMEEKTRARVFFYGLSPEADLWADEIQGLGLDGIRFRLHYQSETLHAHIPLIGRHSVHTALRAAAAGLVEGLNWQEIFEGLRQEHTQLRLVAVRSESGALLLDDSYNASPESMLAALNLLDELDGRKVAVLGDMLELGLYERQGHEMVGLRAARVADVLLTLGTRARMIAAAARRFGMKRENVHEFDELEPIVEWLGGNLSKDDAVLIKGSHGLRMDRIAAALEARS from the coding sequence ATGCTCACCCTGGCCGATATTCTCGAAGCCCTCGTCAACGTCCGACCGCACGCGGAGCAAGTCATCACCGAAGCGGCCGTCGACTCGCGCCAGGCCATCCCCGGCTCGCTCTTCGTCGCCATCCCCGGCGAAAAAGCGGACGGACACGACTTTGTGGAGGCGGCCTTCAAACGCGGCGCCTCTTACGCCCTCGTCCAGCGCGACCTGCCCGACGCCTCGTTGCGGACTCTCGATCTGCGCGGCGGATTCCCCGAGTCGTCCCTCGCCTCGGCGGACTTCGACCCTCCGCTCTGCCTGCGCGTGGAAAGCAGCCTCAGCGCCCTCCAGCAGATCGCGCGCTTCTGGCGCCGCAAACTGAACCTGCGCGTCGTCGGCATCACCGGCAGCGTGGGCAAATCCTCCACCAAGGAATTGGTGGCCGAAGTGCTGTCCATGCGTTACCGCACGCTGAAGAACCCGGGCAACTTAAACAATGAGATCGGCCTGCCGCTTTCCATCCTGCGGCTTGGGTCGGGATACGAGCGCGCCGTATTAGAGATGGGTTTCTATGTGCCGGGCGAGATTGCCTTCCTGTGCGACATCGCCCAGCCGTCCATCGGCATCGTCACCAATATCGGCACTGTCCACGCGGAGCGCGCCGGGTCGCAGGAGGCCATCTTCCTCGGCAAAGCCGAACTGGTGCAGGCGCTTCCGCCCGCCCCAGACGGGACGGCCATCCTCAATTTCGACGATCCCTGGGCGCGAAAAATGGAAGAGAAAACCCGCGCCCGCGTGTTCTTCTATGGTCTCTCGCCCGAGGCCGATTTATGGGCGGACGAAATCCAGGGACTCGGCCTGGACGGAATCCGCTTCCGCCTGCACTACCAGTCCGAGACGCTGCACGCGCACATCCCGTTGATCGGGCGCCATTCCGTGCATACCGCCCTGCGCGCGGCCGCGGCCGGCCTGGTGGAAGGGTTGAACTGGCAGGAAATTTTCGAAGGCCTGCGCCAGGAACACACCCAGCTGCGGCTGGTGGCGGTGCGGAGCGAAAGCGGCGCGCTGCTGCTGGACGATTCTTACAACGCCTCGCCCGAGTCTATGCTGGCCGCGCTCAACCTGCTGGACGAGTTGGACGGCCGCAAAGTTGCCGTGTTGGGCGACATGCTCGAACTCGGTCTCTACGAGAGACAGGGACACGAGATGGTCGGCCTGCGCGCCGCGCGCGTGGCCGACGTGCTGCTCACGCTCGGGACGCGCGCCCGCATGATCGCCGCGGCCGCCCGCAGGTTCGGCATGAAGCGGGAAAACGTCCACGAGTTCGACGAGTTGGAACCCATCGTCGAATGGCTGGGCGGAAATTTATCGAAGGACGACGCGGTGTTGATTAAAGGTTCGCACGGATTGCGCATGGACCGCATCGCGGCCGCGCTGGAGGCCCGCTCGTGA
- a CDS encoding cell division protein FtsI/penicillin-binding protein 2, protein MRREYAWRSVFVAGLLAFFAALVLAQIVRIQVSPEAAKFNEQADDYAMVKRTFYPERGQIYDRKGRLLAGNEAVYTVGVNIPEMADAEALAREVSAQLGLDYDETYQKLLNPGGLYFVALANYVEADRVDALKAKRDDMEKEAAANYHASPLSGLDFQPALQRSYPENDLASNILGFYNRDKRGIFGVEEKYNDLLAGTPVQAWVPQDPNRAAEIPHVPDGASLILTVDRDLQAAAERSLDKALLDYGAQNGSIIVMDPRNGDILAMAATPRLNLNEFWNYGNYYSRAYEYNPAIAMQYEPGSVFKIFTMAAALDIGLVAPNTPFHDSGIIYVGGAPIQNWDRRPWGDQDMIGCLRYSLNVCMAWLSTNMGKDVFYDYMQRFSIGRATGIDLAGETPGRLKVPGDADWYPVDLGTNAFGQGVAVSPIQMMMAASALANDGRMVKPHVLYALVNEGRQVNINLDPAGAPIRPETARVLSEMLAVSLEHEASLALVPGYRVAGKTGTAEIPADGYYDSSQTNVSFIGWGPVDDPQFMIYVWLDRPSASIWANDTAAPLFSAMAQQTVILLDIPPDSIRLQIAGH, encoded by the coding sequence ATGCGAAGAGAGTATGCCTGGCGCTCGGTCTTTGTGGCCGGGCTGCTGGCTTTCTTCGCGGCATTGGTGCTGGCGCAGATCGTCCGCATCCAGGTCAGTCCGGAGGCGGCAAAGTTCAACGAACAGGCGGACGATTACGCCATGGTCAAGCGGACGTTTTACCCGGAGCGCGGCCAGATCTATGACCGCAAGGGACGCCTGTTGGCCGGGAATGAGGCGGTCTATACGGTGGGCGTCAACATCCCGGAGATGGCGGACGCCGAGGCGCTGGCGCGCGAAGTCAGCGCGCAACTGGGACTGGATTACGACGAGACTTACCAGAAATTGCTCAACCCGGGCGGCTTGTACTTTGTCGCGCTGGCAAACTACGTGGAGGCAGACCGGGTGGATGCCCTGAAGGCCAAACGCGACGACATGGAAAAGGAAGCCGCGGCGAATTATCACGCCTCTCCGCTTTCGGGGCTGGATTTCCAGCCGGCGCTGCAACGCAGCTACCCCGAAAACGACCTGGCCTCGAACATTCTCGGCTTTTACAATCGCGACAAACGCGGCATCTTTGGCGTGGAGGAAAAATACAACGACCTGCTGGCCGGTACGCCGGTGCAGGCCTGGGTGCCGCAGGACCCGAACCGCGCCGCCGAGATTCCCCATGTGCCAGACGGCGCCTCCCTGATCCTCACCGTTGACCGCGACCTGCAAGCCGCCGCCGAACGTTCCCTGGACAAAGCCCTGCTCGATTACGGCGCGCAAAACGGTTCCATCATCGTCATGGACCCGCGCAACGGCGATATTCTCGCCATGGCCGCCACGCCGCGCCTGAACCTGAACGAATTCTGGAATTACGGCAATTATTACAGCCGCGCTTACGAGTACAACCCTGCCATCGCCATGCAGTATGAGCCAGGCTCCGTTTTCAAGATTTTCACTATGGCGGCCGCATTGGACATCGGCCTGGTCGCGCCCAACACGCCCTTCCACGACAGCGGCATCATCTATGTGGGCGGCGCGCCCATCCAGAACTGGGACCGCCGTCCGTGGGGCGACCAGGACATGATCGGCTGCCTGCGCTACTCCCTTAACGTCTGCATGGCCTGGCTCTCTACCAACATGGGCAAGGATGTCTTCTACGACTACATGCAGCGCTTCAGTATCGGACGCGCAACCGGCATCGACCTGGCCGGGGAAACGCCGGGCCGCCTCAAGGTCCCGGGCGACGCGGACTGGTATCCGGTCGACCTCGGCACGAACGCCTTCGGTCAGGGCGTGGCCGTCAGCCCCATCCAGATGATGATGGCCGCTTCCGCCCTCGCCAACGACGGGCGCATGGTCAAACCGCACGTCTTGTACGCGCTGGTGAACGAGGGGCGGCAGGTCAACATCAACCTCGACCCGGCCGGCGCCCCCATCCGCCCGGAGACCGCCCGCGTCCTGAGCGAGATGCTGGCCGTGTCCCTCGAACACGAAGCCTCGCTGGCGCTCGTCCCCGGCTACCGCGTGGCGGGCAAGACCGGCACCGCCGAAATTCCCGCGGACGGCTACTACGACAGCAGCCAGACCAACGTCTCGTTCATCGGCTGGGGGCCGGTGGACGACCCGCAGTTTATGATCTACGTCTGGCTCGACCGCCCCAGCGCGTCCATCTGGGCCAACGACACCGCCGCGCCGCTCTTCTCCGCGATGGCGCAGCAGACTGTCATCCTGCTCGACATTCCGCCCGATTCCATCCGTCTCCAGATCGCAGGCCATTAA
- a CDS encoding 16S rRNA (cytosine(1402)-N(4))-methyltransferase, whose product MEACAPDGELLGLDLDPQALALARETLAPFGPRAHLAQASYTAIPDQLRRLGWDAADGIVLDLGLSSMQLDAPERGFSFQRDAPLDMRFSPANPVTAAALVNTLDEAELADLLFRFGEESDGRRIARAIVRARPLQTTRQLAAVVERAVPRRKGIHPATRTFQALRIAVNEELAAVTEALPKAAAALRSGGRLAVISFHSLEDRIVKDFFREQSRDLVNPPYTPIYKEERKAVLKEISRKPIVPSEAEIESNPRARSAKLRIAEKL is encoded by the coding sequence TTGGAGGCCTGCGCGCCGGACGGCGAACTGCTTGGGCTCGATCTCGACCCGCAGGCGCTGGCGCTCGCCCGAGAGACCTTGGCTCCTTTCGGACCTCGCGCGCATCTGGCCCAGGCCTCCTATACCGCCATCCCCGACCAACTCCGCCGGCTCGGATGGGACGCGGCGGACGGAATCGTCCTCGACCTCGGCCTGTCCTCGATGCAACTCGACGCTCCCGAACGCGGCTTCTCGTTCCAGCGCGACGCGCCGCTGGACATGCGCTTCAGCCCCGCCAACCCCGTCACCGCGGCGGCGCTGGTCAACACGCTGGACGAGGCCGAGCTGGCCGACCTGCTCTTCCGCTTCGGTGAGGAATCGGACGGACGCCGCATCGCCCGCGCCATCGTCCGCGCGAGGCCGCTCCAGACTACCCGTCAGCTGGCCGCGGTCGTCGAGCGGGCGGTCCCCCGCCGAAAGGGAATCCACCCCGCCACGCGGACGTTCCAGGCGCTGCGCATCGCCGTCAACGAGGAACTGGCCGCGGTGACGGAAGCGCTTCCGAAGGCCGCGGCCGCCCTGAGGTCCGGCGGGAGGCTGGCGGTGATCTCCTTCCACTCGCTGGAGGACCGCATCGTCAAGGACTTCTTCCGCGAGCAGAGCCGCGACCTGGTCAACCCGCCGTATACGCCGATCTACAAGGAAGAACGCAAGGCCGTCCTTAAGGAAATTTCGAGAAAGCCCATCGTCCCCTCGGAGGCTGAGATTGAAAGTAACCCGAGGGCCAGAAGCGCAAAATTGAGAATTGCAGAGAAACTATGA
- a CDS encoding division/cell wall cluster transcriptional repressor MraZ, with translation MFLGQYQHSIDDKGRLMIPARFREALEGGAYLTQGFDKCLMVMTEAYFQQVYERVDAMNLMDPTARLLRRMLLANAYPVEVDKVGRVLVPANLRQFAALEGNAVIAGQGGYFEVWSPAEWEKQTVEINDIEANNQRFATLNLSTTP, from the coding sequence ATGTTCTTGGGTCAATACCAGCACTCCATTGATGACAAAGGCCGCCTGATGATTCCGGCGCGCTTCCGCGAGGCGCTGGAAGGCGGGGCCTACCTTACCCAGGGATTTGACAAATGCCTGATGGTGATGACCGAAGCGTACTTCCAGCAGGTTTATGAGCGCGTTGACGCCATGAACCTGATGGACCCGACCGCCCGCCTTCTGCGCCGCATGTTGCTCGCCAACGCCTATCCTGTGGAAGTGGACAAAGTCGGCCGCGTCCTCGTGCCGGCCAACCTGCGTCAGTTCGCGGCGCTGGAAGGCAACGCCGTGATCGCGGGGCAGGGCGGGTACTTCGAGGTCTGGTCTCCCGCGGAATGGGAGAAGCAGACCGTCGAGATCAACGATATCGAGGCCAACAATCAGCGCTTCGCCACGCTCAATCTTTCGACCACACCGTAG
- a CDS encoding SAM-dependent methyltransferase — MAVNFMSNDFFLLESPRWRDYELLDSGDGLKLERFGPYTFARPESQAMWKRALPRKDWDAAHADFHPTNEESGGHWIPKKKFPERWQMSYGNLKFWAMTTPGRHLGVFPEVAAHWDWMADLVRAADRPVNALNLFGYTGLATLALAAAGAKVTHVDASKKSVTWARENQSLSGLEASPIRWIVDDALKFVQREARRGVKYDGIVLDPPKFGRGPKGEVWEVYKSLPDLFAACRAVLSERPLFIVTTVYAVRASAVHVGQALEETMRGFKGETERGELATREKSAGRLLSQAVFARWRVK, encoded by the coding sequence TTGGCGGTCAATTTCATGTCAAACGATTTTTTCCTGCTCGAATCTCCCCGCTGGCGCGACTACGAACTGCTCGATTCAGGCGACGGCTTGAAACTGGAGCGCTTCGGTCCCTACACTTTCGCGCGTCCCGAATCACAGGCCATGTGGAAGCGCGCCCTGCCCCGCAAAGATTGGGACGCGGCGCACGCAGACTTCCATCCCACCAACGAGGAAAGCGGCGGGCATTGGATTCCGAAAAAGAAATTTCCCGAACGCTGGCAGATGAGTTACGGGAATTTGAAATTCTGGGCGATGACGACGCCCGGCCGTCACCTCGGCGTTTTCCCCGAAGTCGCCGCGCACTGGGACTGGATGGCGGATCTCGTCCGAGCGGCCGATCGGCCCGTCAACGCGCTCAACCTGTTCGGCTACACCGGGCTGGCGACTCTCGCGCTGGCCGCGGCCGGCGCGAAGGTCACGCATGTGGACGCGTCGAAGAAGTCCGTCACGTGGGCGCGCGAGAACCAGTCGCTGTCCGGGCTGGAGGCGAGTCCCATCCGCTGGATCGTGGACGACGCGCTGAAGTTCGTCCAAAGGGAAGCGCGGCGCGGGGTCAAATACGACGGGATCGTGCTGGACCCGCCCAAGTTCGGACGCGGACCGAAGGGCGAGGTGTGGGAAGTTTACAAGTCCCTGCCCGATCTGTTCGCGGCCTGCCGCGCGGTCTTGTCGGAGCGTCCGCTCTTCATCGTGACGACGGTCTACGCGGTGCGCGCTTCCGCCGTCCACGTGGGGCAGGCGCTGGAGGAGACGATGCGCGGCTTCAAGGGCGAGACGGAGCGCGGCGAGTTGGCGACGCGCGAAAAATCGGCGGGGAGGCTGCTTTCGCAGGCGGTCTTCGCGCGCTGGCGCGTAAAATAA
- a CDS encoding redox-sensing transcriptional repressor Rex, with product MNADRIPDIIIGRLPIYLRALLHMSEKGIQTTSSQELGERVGISAAQIRKDISQFGEFGKQGTGYNISFLVDKLRSILKVDRIWDVALVGAGDMGHALARYQGFTNRGFRIVMIFDNDPAKIGRKAGEFTVEDSAGMTERIRAAGVEVAMITVPAAAAQGVADQLVKAGVKALLNYSPISLSVPPDVKVQHIDPAIHLQRMTYYL from the coding sequence ATGAACGCAGATCGAATTCCAGATATTATCATTGGACGCCTGCCGATCTATTTGCGGGCGCTGTTGCACATGTCTGAAAAGGGCATACAGACCACCTCCTCCCAGGAGCTGGGAGAGCGCGTCGGTATTTCCGCGGCCCAGATCCGCAAAGATATTTCCCAGTTTGGGGAATTCGGCAAACAAGGCACGGGCTACAATATTTCATTCCTGGTGGACAAACTCCGCTCCATCCTTAAAGTGGACCGGATCTGGGATGTGGCCCTGGTGGGCGCGGGCGATATGGGACACGCCCTGGCGCGTTACCAGGGATTCACTAATCGGGGATTTCGGATCGTGATGATATTCGACAACGACCCCGCCAAGATCGGACGAAAGGCCGGAGAGTTCACCGTGGAAGACTCCGCCGGCATGACGGAGCGCATCCGCGCCGCGGGCGTGGAAGTGGCGATGATCACCGTCCCGGCCGCGGCCGCGCAGGGTGTGGCGGACCAGTTGGTGAAGGCCGGCGTCAAGGCGCTTCTCAACTACTCGCCCATCAGCCTTAGCGTTCCGCCAGACGTCAAAGTCCAACACATTGACCCAGCCATTCACCTCCAGCGCATGACCTACTATCTGTAA
- a CDS encoding rod shape-determining protein gives MFSKELGIDLGTMFTRLADTNQVMLEEPTIVAIELDPNRMAEKMVAYGQEARDMVGRVPESIEVARPLKNGVIADYEVTQTLLAHLIRRASGSLRFVRPRVMISIPYGVTSVERRAVYEAVMEAGAHEANLIPQPLAAALGIDLPIGSPSGNMVICLGGGCTEAAVLAMYGIVSADTLRVGGLELDEAIVTYVRRKYGVIIGQVTAELLKVRIGAAVPRDEEQSMEVQGQDQVTGLPRPVTLSTDEIAEALQDPLKQIMESCRRVLEKTPPELVSDIIDRGVAICGGGALLRGVDKLLTKSLGVPAYLVDNPLTCVVEGAAKGIPMYNVLRRSLPQV, from the coding sequence ATGTTCTCGAAAGAGCTCGGCATCGACCTGGGGACCATGTTCACGCGTCTCGCGGACACGAACCAGGTGATGCTCGAAGAGCCGACCATCGTCGCTATTGAGTTGGATCCCAACCGCATGGCGGAAAAGATGGTGGCTTATGGACAGGAGGCGCGCGACATGGTGGGACGCGTGCCTGAGTCCATCGAGGTAGCGCGGCCGCTCAAGAACGGCGTCATTGCCGATTACGAAGTCACGCAGACCCTGCTGGCCCATCTCATCCGCCGCGCCAGCGGGTCGCTGCGTTTTGTCCGCCCGCGTGTGATGATCTCCATCCCGTATGGGGTCACCAGCGTGGAGCGCCGCGCCGTCTACGAAGCCGTCATGGAAGCCGGCGCGCACGAAGCCAACCTGATTCCGCAGCCGCTGGCCGCCGCGCTCGGCATTGACCTGCCCATCGGCTCTCCGTCGGGAAACATGGTCATCTGCCTCGGCGGGGGCTGCACCGAAGCCGCGGTGCTGGCGATGTACGGGATTGTCTCTGCGGATACGCTGCGCGTGGGCGGCCTCGAACTGGACGAGGCCATCGTCACGTACGTGCGCCGCAAATACGGGGTCATCATCGGCCAGGTGACGGCGGAACTGCTCAAAGTCAGGATCGGCGCGGCCGTTCCCCGGGACGAGGAACAAAGCATGGAAGTGCAGGGGCAGGATCAGGTCACGGGGCTGCCGCGCCCGGTGACGTTGTCCACGGACGAGATCGCCGAGGCGTTGCAGGACCCGCTCAAGCAGATCATGGAATCCTGCCGCCGCGTCCTCGAGAAGACCCCGCCCGAACTCGTCTCGGATATCATCGACCGCGGCGTCGCCATTTGCGGCGGCGGCGCGTTGCTGCGCGGCGTGGATAAACTGCTGACCAAATCGCTCGGCGTTCCGGCCTACCTGGTGGACAATCCGTTGACGTGCGTGGTGGAAGGCGCGGCGAAAGGCATCCCCATGTATAACGTCCTGCGGCGCAGCCTGCCTCAGGTATGA
- a CDS encoding F0F1 ATP synthase F1 subunit epsilon, translated as MTIRCEIVSQDRMVFEGDVDIVVLPGAAGEMGILPRHAPLLTTIKFGVIKIRQKGTEEIFTVAGGIAEVQPDIVTVLADAAESVEEIDVTRAEQARQRAQEMLAKGPPPNTDAYLAVEAALRRSNLRLDAARRYRKGRSRPNFPGEN; from the coding sequence ATGACTATCCGTTGTGAAATCGTTTCGCAAGATCGCATGGTGTTTGAAGGCGACGTGGACATCGTCGTCCTGCCCGGCGCGGCGGGCGAGATGGGAATCCTTCCGCGCCACGCCCCTCTGCTCACCACGATCAAATTCGGCGTGATCAAAATCCGTCAAAAAGGCACCGAGGAGATCTTCACCGTGGCCGGCGGCATCGCCGAAGTCCAGCCCGATATCGTCACCGTGCTGGCCGACGCGGCCGAAAGCGTTGAGGAGATTGACGTGACCCGCGCCGAACAAGCCCGTCAACGCGCCCAGGAAATGCTCGCCAAAGGACCGCCGCCCAACACCGACGCTTATCTCGCCGTCGAAGCCGCCCTGCGGCGCTCGAACCTGCGGCTGGACGCGGCGCGCCGCTATCGAAAAGGTCGTTCTCGCCCGAATTTCCCCGGGGAGAATTAA
- a CDS encoding F0F1 ATP synthase subunit beta, with protein sequence MAKTIGRVAQILGGVVDVEFPEGQTPELYEAITVEREGMEPLVLEVQKNLGDNWVRTVSMDSTDGLQRGVPAVATGAPILVPVGPGTLGRIFNVLGRPVDEKGDVTAAAHYPIHRSAPAFAEQSTRVEVFETGVKVIDLIAPFTKGGKTGIFGGAGTGKTVIIMELIRSVATEHEGNSVFAGVGERTREGTQLYREMIESGVMKDTVMVYGQMNEPSGVRLRVALSALSMAEYFRDQGRDVLLFVDNIFRFSMSGSEVSALLGRMPSAVGYQPTLATEMGELQERITSTRSGSITSMQAVYVPADDYSDPAPVATFTHLDATIALERSIVEKGIYPAVDPLASTSRILDPNIVGEDHYRTAREVQRVLQRYKDLQDIIAILGMDELSEDDKLIVSRARKIERFFSQPFFVAERFTGIPGRYVPLKETVRGFREILDGKCDDLIEQAFMMAGTIEDVREKAEKLAKGA encoded by the coding sequence ATGGCAAAAACAATCGGACGCGTAGCGCAAATTCTCGGCGGTGTGGTGGACGTGGAATTCCCCGAAGGCCAGACCCCCGAACTCTATGAAGCGATCACGGTCGAACGCGAGGGCATGGAACCGCTTGTGTTGGAAGTGCAGAAAAACCTCGGCGACAACTGGGTGCGGACGGTTTCGATGGACAGCACCGACGGCCTCCAGCGCGGCGTCCCCGCAGTGGCGACCGGCGCGCCCATCCTCGTTCCGGTTGGGCCTGGCACACTCGGACGCATCTTCAACGTCCTTGGCCGCCCCGTGGACGAGAAAGGCGACGTAACCGCGGCGGCGCATTACCCCATCCACCGTTCCGCTCCGGCCTTCGCCGAACAATCCACCCGCGTGGAAGTGTTCGAGACCGGTGTCAAAGTGATCGACCTGATCGCGCCCTTCACCAAAGGCGGCAAGACCGGCATCTTCGGCGGCGCCGGCACCGGCAAAACCGTCATCATCATGGAACTCATCCGCTCCGTCGCGACCGAACACGAAGGCAACTCCGTGTTCGCCGGCGTGGGCGAACGCACTCGCGAAGGGACGCAGCTCTACCGCGAAATGATCGAGTCCGGCGTTATGAAAGACACGGTCATGGTCTACGGCCAGATGAACGAGCCTTCGGGCGTGCGCCTGCGCGTGGCTCTCTCCGCGCTCTCGATGGCCGAATACTTCCGCGACCAGGGCCGCGACGTGCTGCTCTTCGTGGACAACATCTTCCGCTTCTCCATGTCGGGTTCGGAGGTTTCCGCGTTGCTCGGACGCATGCCCTCCGCCGTGGGCTACCAGCCGACCCTCGCCACCGAAATGGGCGAACTTCAGGAACGCATCACCTCGACCCGCAGCGGTTCCATCACCTCGATGCAGGCCGTGTACGTCCCCGCCGACGACTACTCCGACCCGGCCCCGGTGGCAACCTTCACCCACCTCGACGCGACCATCGCCCTCGAGCGCTCCATCGTGGAAAAGGGCATCTACCCCGCCGTGGACCCGCTCGCTTCCACCTCCCGCATCCTGGACCCGAACATTGTGGGCGAAGATCACTACCGGACGGCGCGCGAAGTGCAGCGCGTTTTGCAGCGCTACAAAGATCTGCAGGACATCATCGCCATCCTCGGCATGGACGAACTCTCCGAGGACGACAAACTCATCGTCTCGCGCGCCCGCAAGATCGAGCGCTTCTTCTCCCAGCCGTTCTTTGTGGCCGAACGCTTCACCGGCATCCCCGGCCGCTACGTCCCGCTCAAGGAAACCGTGCGCGGCTTCCGCGAAATCCTCGACGGCAAATGCGACGACCTGATCGAGCAGGCCTTTATGATGGCCGGCACCATCGAAGACGTGCGCGAAAAGGCTGAGAAACTGGCTAAAGGCGCATAA
- a CDS encoding F0F1 ATP synthase F1 subunit gamma — MSSAREMRLRIRSVKSISQVTRALEAVSASKVRKAVAAVTATRAYARKAWQVLTHVAGQPGRDSLHPLLTKRAEIRNTLVVVITGDRGLAGAYNTNVIRYVARKFDRYEHPVHYVAVGRKGRDLMFRRGKTVVAEFSNLPAAPAFADVSSIGRIVVEEFLGGRADEVYLVYTDYVSMVRQETVAKRLLPLEVDGGERVETFEHHNGVPAAYVYEPGETEILDEIIPRFTALQVYQAVLESQASEHAARMVAMRNATDSALDLAEQLKLAYNKVRQQTITNDILDIVGGANALTQ; from the coding sequence ATGTCGTCTGCCCGGGAAATGCGGCTCCGCATTCGGAGCGTAAAAAGTATCTCGCAGGTGACGCGCGCCCTGGAGGCCGTGAGCGCCAGCAAGGTGCGCAAGGCTGTCGCGGCTGTGACGGCCACCCGCGCCTATGCCCGCAAAGCCTGGCAGGTGTTGACTCACGTGGCCGGGCAGCCGGGCCGCGATTCCCTGCACCCGCTGTTGACGAAACGGGCGGAGATCAGGAACACGCTGGTCGTCGTCATCACCGGCGACCGCGGGCTGGCGGGCGCGTACAACACAAACGTGATCCGCTATGTGGCGCGCAAGTTCGACCGTTATGAACATCCCGTCCATTATGTGGCGGTCGGTCGCAAAGGCCGCGACCTGATGTTCCGCCGCGGCAAGACCGTGGTGGCCGAGTTCAGCAACCTGCCCGCCGCGCCGGCCTTCGCGGACGTCTCCTCCATTGGGCGCATCGTCGTCGAAGAATTCCTCGGCGGCCGCGCCGATGAAGTCTATCTCGTCTACACAGACTACGTCTCCATGGTTCGGCAGGAGACGGTGGCGAAACGCCTGCTTCCGCTGGAAGTGGACGGCGGCGAACGCGTGGAAACGTTCGAGCATCACAACGGGGTCCCGGCCGCGTACGTCTACGAACCGGGCGAGACCGAGATCCTTGACGAAATCATCCCGCGCTTCACTGCCCTGCAGGTGTACCAGGCCGTGCTGGAGTCGCAGGCCAGCGAACATGCCGCGCGCATGGTCGCCATGCGCAACGCGACCGACTCCGCGCTCGACCTGGCAGAGCAACTTAAACTGGCTTATAACAAGGTGCGTCAACAGACGATCACCAACGACATTTTGGACATTGTGGGCGGCGCGAACGCGCTGACCCAATAA